A single window of Desulfovibrio sp. G11 DNA harbors:
- a CDS encoding IS4 family transposase: MQLAARRSLRDGLRALEAAKRRLYHLGLKSVARSTVADANNSRPVEFFKDLFAEMYGLCHLRAPRHKFRFKCKLYSMDATTISLCLSIFPWASFRRNKAGVKVNTVLDHDGYIPAFLDINNAKTHESRMAKSLSLPKGSIVTFDKGYICYSWFRMLTAKGIFFVTRLKSNAAYKLVDRRAVDRKTGVTSDHIIDVSSRGKTTRLRRIGYRDAKTGKRYEFLTNHFRLSAKTIADIYKERWQIEIFFREVKQNLHIKSFVGRSENAVHIQIYTALTVYLLLAYQKFLSKLGLSVQQLSELICLNLFGKDSLEELLNPRRRKTINTYSYSLLAMGA, translated from the coding sequence ATCCAACTCGCTGCAAGGCGCTCTTTACGCGATGGGCTTCGCGCCTTGGAGGCGGCCAAGAGACGGCTGTATCACCTCGGCTTGAAATCAGTAGCGCGTTCCACGGTTGCCGATGCCAACAATTCAAGGCCTGTGGAATTTTTCAAAGACCTGTTCGCTGAAATGTATGGCCTGTGCCATCTTCGTGCGCCTCGTCACAAATTCCGCTTCAAGTGCAAGCTGTACAGCATGGACGCCACCACCATCAGCCTATGCCTGTCCATCTTTCCCTGGGCGTCGTTCCGGCGGAACAAGGCTGGCGTGAAAGTAAATACCGTGCTTGACCACGATGGCTACATTCCCGCTTTTCTCGATATCAACAATGCCAAAACCCACGAAAGCCGCATGGCCAAAAGTCTTTCATTGCCAAAGGGTTCCATCGTCACCTTCGATAAAGGCTATATCTGCTATTCCTGGTTTCGCATGTTGACCGCGAAGGGCATTTTCTTCGTAACCCGACTGAAGAGCAATGCTGCCTATAAGCTCGTTGATCGCCGCGCCGTAGACCGGAAAACCGGGGTCACGTCCGATCACATCATTGACGTGAGCAGCCGGGGAAAAACCACTCGTCTACGCAGAATCGGCTATCGCGATGCGAAAACCGGCAAACGGTACGAATTTTTGACCAACCATTTCCGCCTGTCCGCCAAGACAATTGCTGATATCTATAAAGAACGCTGGCAAATTGAAATATTCTTCCGCGAAGTCAAACAAAATCTGCATATTAAAAGCTTTGTCGGGCGCTCGGAGAATGCGGTGCACATCCAGATTTATACGGCCCTGACCGTGTATTTACTCCTGGCCTATCAGAAATTCCTGAGCAAGCTTGGGCTGTCGGTGCAACAACTCTCCGAGCTCATTTGCTTGAATCTGTTCGGCAAGGATTCTCTGGAAGAACTTCTGAATCCACGAAGACGAAAAACTATAAACACCTATAGTTATAGCCTGTTAGCTATGGGGGCTTAA
- a CDS encoding DUF421 domain-containing protein, with protein MIVGSPRPVVIKGKFLQEKFVEAGLDIGDFATLIRMQGIHSMKEIWNAQIEPNGQLTVQKKEDPHISNVVLNNGAMVEAALEVIDKDEDWLKAELQKQGYDSYENIFFAEWNEHRDDVGKLAGNLYVVELDNKKESKNNNAPIPPQQSGQPV; from the coding sequence ATGATCGTCGGCTCACCAAGACCTGTTGTTATCAAAGGGAAATTTCTTCAGGAAAAATTTGTTGAAGCAGGCCTTGATATAGGCGATTTTGCAACACTCATACGAATGCAGGGCATTCACTCCATGAAAGAAATATGGAATGCCCAGATAGAACCCAACGGCCAGCTTACAGTACAAAAAAAAGAAGACCCGCATATCTCCAATGTTGTGCTCAACAATGGCGCCATGGTTGAAGCCGCTCTTGAGGTGATCGACAAGGATGAGGACTGGCTGAAAGCCGAGCTGCAAAAACAGGGTTACGATTCATACGAAAACATCTTTTTTGCGGAATGGAATGAACACCGTGACGATGTCGGCAAACTTGCCGGAAACCTGTATGTTGTTGAGCTGGATAACAAAAAAGAAAGTAAAAACAACAATGCGCCCATTCCGCCCCAGCAAAGCGGGCAACCAGTCTGA
- a CDS encoding GlsB/YeaQ/YmgE family stress response membrane protein: protein MTSLLGIVGACVGGFIGTSLGFGKVTGFNLPSFFIAVLGAMIVSRFQVQSATPSPWVLASSKKTS, encoded by the coding sequence ATGACATCCCTGCTTGGCATTGTTGGAGCCTGTGTCGGCGGTTTTATAGGTACATCATTGGGCTTTGGAAAAGTTACCGGCTTCAACCTGCCCAGTTTTTTTATTGCCGTGCTCGGGGCCATGATTGTTTCGCGGTTTCAAGTTCAAAGTGCAACACCCAGTCCTTGGGTATTGGCGTCTTCTAAAAAAACTTCATAG
- a CDS encoding IS30 family transposase: protein MGYAHLAREERYYICQAVKSGTSLRAIAKAIGRSVSTVSRELARNTGARGYRYRQAHKRSQKRQTSKGKKRIGLEVWTYVEQCLHQDFSPEQISGVLKRKGFALSHEWIYQYILADKKRGGTLHSHLRCQRKRKRRYGKPDRRGQIKGRISIDIRPSIVAERSRLGDWEADTVEGSKGGPVLVTLAERKSRLFLFGKAPNKSASEVRRVIEGLLTPIKDFVQTITYDNGKEFSYHADVSATLEAQGFFAHPYHSWERGLNENSNGLLRQYFPKGVSLASVTQDEIIAAMCRLNWRPRKCLGFKTPYEVFLEDANTQGLGVAL from the coding sequence ATGGGCTATGCACACCTTGCCAGGGAAGAACGGTACTACATCTGCCAGGCAGTGAAAAGTGGAACGTCACTGAGGGCCATAGCCAAAGCGATAGGCCGTAGCGTCTCAACTGTAAGCCGCGAACTTGCGCGAAATACCGGGGCGCGTGGCTACCGCTACAGGCAGGCACACAAGCGCAGTCAGAAAAGGCAGACCAGTAAAGGGAAGAAGCGCATTGGCCTTGAGGTATGGACGTATGTTGAACAGTGTCTGCACCAGGACTTCAGTCCGGAGCAAATCTCTGGAGTTCTCAAACGCAAAGGTTTTGCCCTCAGTCATGAATGGATTTACCAGTACATTCTGGCGGACAAAAAACGAGGAGGAACGCTGCACAGCCATTTGCGCTGCCAGCGCAAACGCAAACGACGATATGGCAAACCCGACAGACGAGGTCAAATCAAGGGGCGTATCAGCATAGACATACGCCCGTCCATTGTTGCCGAGCGCTCACGCCTTGGTGATTGGGAGGCTGATACCGTTGAAGGCAGTAAAGGAGGCCCCGTTTTGGTGACACTTGCAGAGCGTAAAAGTCGTCTTTTCCTGTTTGGCAAGGCTCCCAACAAAAGCGCCAGCGAAGTAAGGCGGGTCATTGAAGGACTCTTGACACCCATTAAGGACTTTGTTCAGACTATTACCTATGATAACGGCAAGGAGTTCAGCTACCATGCCGATGTGTCAGCTACACTCGAGGCTCAGGGATTTTTTGCGCACCCCTACCATTCGTGGGAGCGTGGCTTGAACGAGAACTCCAATGGCCTTCTACGCCAATACTTCCCCAAGGGGGTAAGCTTGGCATCGGTCACGCAAGATGAGATCATAGCGGCAATGTGCCGCTTGAACTGGCGGCCTAGAAAATGCCTTGGGTTTAAGACACCCTATGAAGTTTTTTTAGAAGACGCCAATACCCAAGGACTGGGTGTTGCACTTTGA
- a CDS encoding IS4 family transposase has protein sequence MSHHNTLFSQMLSLIPRHVFQKLEHRHKVGRASRKFGFKEQFTAMAFIQLAARRSMRDGLRCLAAAGNRLYHWGLKNVPRSTFADANNSRPVGFFKDLFAEMYGLCQPHAPRHKFRFKCKLYSMDATTISLCLSVFPWASFRRNKAGVKVNTVLDHDGYIPAFVDISNAKTHESRMAKSLSLPKGSIVTFDKGYIAYSWFQLLATKGIFFVTRLKDNAVFKLLERRPVNRKTGVTSDHIIEVKNSRGKTLRLRRIGYRDAKTGKRYEFLTNHFRLSAKTIADIYKERWQIEIFFREVKQNLHIKSFVGRSENAVLIQIYTALTVYLLMAYQKILSKLKLSVQQLFELICVNLFGKDSLEELLKPRRSKTQNSYSLSLLAMVA, from the coding sequence ATGAGTCACCATAATACACTTTTCTCCCAGATGCTATCTCTGATTCCCAGACATGTTTTTCAAAAGCTCGAACACCGGCACAAAGTAGGGCGGGCCTCACGCAAATTCGGCTTCAAGGAGCAGTTCACCGCCATGGCCTTTATTCAGCTTGCCGCGAGGCGTTCCATGCGTGACGGGCTCCGGTGTCTGGCTGCCGCCGGAAACCGCCTGTACCATTGGGGCCTGAAAAACGTGCCCCGCTCGACTTTCGCCGACGCCAACAATTCAAGGCCCGTGGGCTTTTTCAAGGACTTGTTCGCTGAAATGTACGGACTTTGCCAGCCGCATGCGCCTCGTCACAAATTTCGCTTCAAGTGCAAACTGTACAGCATGGACGCTACCACCATCAGCCTTTGCCTGTCCGTCTTCCCCTGGGCATCGTTCCGGCGGAACAAAGCCGGGGTGAAGGTAAATACCGTGCTTGATCACGATGGCTACATCCCTGCCTTCGTCGATATCAGCAATGCCAAAACCCACGAAAGCCGCATGGCCAAAAGCCTTTCGCTGCCAAAAGGCTCCATTGTGACCTTTGACAAAGGCTATATAGCCTATTCCTGGTTTCAGCTTTTGGCGACAAAGGGCATCTTCTTCGTCACGCGCCTCAAAGATAACGCCGTATTCAAGCTGCTGGAACGCCGTCCTGTCAATCGTAAAACAGGCGTCACCTCTGACCATATTATCGAAGTGAAAAACAGTCGGGGAAAAACCTTGCGCTTACGCCGAATAGGCTACAGGGATGCCAAAACCGGGAAGCGTTACGAGTTCTTGACCAACCACTTTCGCCTGTCAGCGAAAACCATTGCCGACATTTACAAAGAGCGCTGGCAAATCGAAATATTCTTCCGTGAAGTCAAACAAAATCTGCACATCAAAAGCTTTGTCGGGCGCTCTGAGAACGCTGTGCTCATCCAAATTTACACGGCCCTGACAGTGTATTTGCTCATGGCGTACCAAAAAATCCTGAGCAAACTTAAGCTGTCGGTGCAGCAATTATTCGAGCTCATTTGCGTGAATTTGTTCGGCAAAGACTCCCTGGAAGAACTCCTGAAACCGCGAAGATCAAAAACTCAAAACTCTTACAGTCTCAGCCTATTAGCTATGGTTGCTTAG
- a CDS encoding IS4 family transposase — MPHKEILDLSHHTTLFSQLLSLIPGHVFEKLERKHKTGRSSRQFGFKEQFTVMAFIQLAARRSLRDGLRALEAAKRRLYHLGLKSVARSTVADANNSRPVEFFKDLFAEMYGLCHLRAPRHKFRFKCKLYSMDATTISLCLSIFPWASFRRNKAGVKVNTVLDHDGYIPAFLDINNAKTHESRMAKSLSLPKGSIVTFDKGYICYSWFRMLTAKGIFFVTRLKSNAAYKLVDRRAVDRKTGVTSDHIIDVSSRGKTTRLRRIGYRDAKTGKRYEFLTNHFRLSAKTIADIYKERWQIEIFFREVKQNLHIKSFVGRSENAVHIQIYTALTVYLLLAYQKFLSKLGLSVQQLFELICLNLFGKDSLEELLNPRRRKTINTYSYSLLAMGA; from the coding sequence TTGCCACACAAGGAGATTTTGGACTTGAGCCATCATACTACACTCTTCTCTCAACTGCTATCCCTGATACCGGGACATGTTTTTGAAAAACTCGAACGCAAGCACAAAACTGGCCGCTCTTCACGCCAATTTGGATTCAAGGAGCAATTCACCGTCATGGCCTTTATCCAACTCGCTGCAAGGCGCTCTTTACGCGATGGGCTTCGCGCCTTGGAGGCGGCCAAGAGACGGCTGTATCACCTCGGCTTGAAATCAGTAGCGCGTTCCACGGTTGCCGATGCCAACAATTCAAGGCCTGTGGAATTTTTCAAAGACCTGTTCGCTGAAATGTATGGCCTGTGCCATCTTCGTGCGCCTCGTCACAAATTCCGCTTCAAGTGCAAGCTGTACAGCATGGACGCCACCACCATCAGCCTATGCCTGTCCATCTTTCCCTGGGCGTCGTTCCGGCGGAACAAGGCTGGCGTGAAAGTAAATACCGTGCTTGACCACGATGGCTACATTCCCGCTTTTCTCGATATCAACAATGCCAAAACCCACGAAAGCCGCATGGCCAAAAGTCTTTCATTGCCAAAGGGTTCCATCGTCACCTTCGATAAAGGCTATATCTGCTATTCCTGGTTTCGCATGTTGACCGCGAAGGGCATTTTCTTCGTAACCCGACTGAAGAGCAATGCTGCCTATAAGCTCGTTGATCGCCGCGCCGTAGACCGGAAAACCGGGGTCACGTCCGATCACATCATTGACGTGAGCAGCCGGGGAAAAACCACTCGTCTACGCAGAATCGGCTATCGCGATGCGAAAACCGGCAAACGGTACGAATTTTTGACCAACCATTTCCGCCTGTCCGCCAAGACAATTGCTGATATCTATAAAGAACGCTGGCAAATTGAAATATTCTTCCGCGAAGTCAAACAAAATCTGCATATTAAAAGCTTTGTCGGGCGCTCGGAGAATGCGGTGCACATCCAGATTTATACGGCCCTGACCGTGTATTTACTCCTGGCCTATCAGAAATTCCTGAGCAAGCTTGGGCTGTCGGTGCAACAACTCTTCGAGCTCATTTGCTTGAATCTGTTCGGCAAGGATTCTCTGGAAGAACTTCTGAATCCGCGAAGACGAAAAACTATAAACACCTATAGTTATAGCCTGTTAGCTATGGGTGCTTAA
- a CDS encoding protein-glutamate methylesterase/protein-glutamine glutaminase — protein sequence MIRVLVVDDSTFMRNAITALLEQDPEIKVAGTAKDGLEALKKAEELDADVMTLDVEMPRLDGLGTLQRLMKATPMPVLMISSLTESGAESTLKAMEYGALDFIPKNMSNDRDAFGAELRRKVTALARRKTIIRLKYRRINNIPMPAATPRTQPQQPADYVQTPCPGPRDLVVIGVSTGGPPVVQKILSALPPDIPACFLIAQHMPAAFTGPFAKRLDSVCRIDVTEAQDGDRLKNGHAYVCPGGRHISVRMRGPLPEVAVTEEPRDALYKPTVNLLMESAGKLMGRRTLGVMLTGMGSDGCEGARVLREKGGCLIAQNEASCVVYGMPKAVVDAKLANQILDADDIAQAIMTIIRG from the coding sequence ATGATCCGTGTTCTTGTAGTCGACGATTCCACTTTTATGCGAAATGCCATTACCGCCCTGCTGGAACAGGATCCAGAAATCAAGGTTGCCGGTACTGCCAAAGATGGATTGGAAGCCCTGAAAAAAGCCGAAGAACTAGATGCGGACGTCATGACCCTGGATGTGGAAATGCCGCGTCTTGACGGCCTGGGGACCCTCCAGCGGCTTATGAAGGCCACCCCCATGCCGGTACTCATGATCAGCTCTCTGACCGAAAGTGGCGCAGAAAGCACCTTAAAAGCTATGGAGTACGGCGCACTGGACTTTATTCCCAAAAATATGAGCAATGATCGTGATGCCTTCGGCGCGGAACTGCGGCGCAAGGTCACGGCTCTGGCACGCCGCAAAACGATTATCCGTCTCAAGTACCGCCGTATCAACAATATCCCCATGCCGGCCGCCACGCCGCGCACACAGCCGCAGCAGCCCGCCGATTATGTGCAGACTCCCTGCCCCGGGCCGCGCGATCTGGTAGTTATCGGCGTGTCCACCGGGGGGCCGCCGGTGGTGCAAAAAATACTTTCTGCCCTGCCTCCGGACATTCCGGCCTGCTTCCTGATTGCACAGCATATGCCCGCAGCCTTTACCGGCCCTTTTGCCAAAAGGCTCGACAGCGTATGCCGCATAGACGTCACTGAAGCGCAGGACGGCGATCGTTTGAAGAACGGACACGCCTACGTCTGTCCCGGCGGCAGGCACATAAGCGTCCGCATGCGCGGTCCCCTGCCCGAAGTGGCTGTGACCGAAGAGCCGCGCGACGCCCTTTACAAGCCCACGGTCAACCTGCTTATGGAAAGTGCGGGCAAGCTTATGGGGCGCCGCACCCTGGGCGTCATGCTCACGGGCATGGGTTCGGACGGATGTGAGGGCGCAAGGGTTTTGAGAGAAAAAGGCGGCTGCCTCATTGCCCAGAATGAAGCCTCTTGTGTAGTGTACGGCATGCCCAAGGCAGTAGTGGACGCCAAGCTTGCAAACCAGATTCTCGACGCCGACGACATAGCCCAGGCCATCATGACGATAATCAGAGGCTGA
- a CDS encoding HEAT repeat domain-containing protein — translation MEHTLNTSSPILEALQSNDSTTIRNAAFSAGDMVLQDAVPLLCEHIKSSNIGVQEAAEYALRKIRGPHVVAALLPLLRSDEAPVRNVAMDILREIGSDSIESMQPYLQDDDPDLRIFIADILGYCLTHQAAILLGKALLKDPEVNVRYQAAVSLGNQAFPEAVAPLCQAMHDEEWVQFAVVEALAKIKDPSAANGLVKLLPQASPLVSSAIVDALGGMGDVKAIPLLFSSLENVSVPLRHKIVKAIVQILSGRSLSLLSAKSQERLRTYLLEALTDNDDDILLAALQGLSAIGREDATSAIIDMALTLDVERQPELYETAIQSLASVGYNNVLRDALRSHDERRVAIAMEACRLLDDHSPVEDLKNIYWRVSPDLRRAAAAEAALLGDCTDAPFFFSVVEESDDAEVLKSALVFFGNQHTCPEVEDVVFAQIDHRYVDVKEMALEACINLHSPKLNARFKERVLSDDPMQRMMAVYALGRYSVTENLEEITRALEDPSPRVRQVAVEAFQNIGPQAEAYLPSLMTRLIDEDKDVRVALVDLLGQIGTPAVMPHIISALADDNDWVRIRAIEALGVHKIAEAVPTLAQMLENASPMVTFKIIEALGMIGGNVAFTVLLGMMDNEDQEIQHAAAEAVAAIQAEQE, via the coding sequence ATGGAACATACGCTCAATACGTCTTCGCCCATTCTGGAAGCATTGCAGTCCAACGACAGCACGACTATCCGCAATGCCGCCTTCAGTGCTGGCGACATGGTTTTGCAAGATGCCGTCCCCCTGCTTTGCGAGCATATCAAAAGCAGCAATATCGGCGTGCAGGAAGCGGCGGAATACGCCCTGCGCAAAATCCGCGGCCCGCACGTTGTCGCAGCCCTGCTGCCCCTGCTGCGCAGTGACGAAGCCCCGGTACGCAACGTAGCCATGGATATCTTGCGCGAAATCGGCAGCGACAGTATCGAGAGCATGCAGCCCTATCTGCAGGACGACGATCCCGACCTGCGCATCTTCATAGCCGACATTCTCGGGTACTGTCTCACGCATCAGGCGGCCATCCTGCTCGGCAAGGCGCTGCTGAAAGACCCGGAGGTCAACGTACGCTACCAGGCCGCTGTCAGCCTGGGCAATCAGGCTTTTCCCGAAGCTGTGGCTCCCCTGTGCCAAGCCATGCACGATGAGGAATGGGTGCAGTTTGCCGTGGTGGAAGCCCTTGCGAAAATCAAGGACCCCTCCGCCGCCAACGGCCTTGTAAAGCTGTTGCCCCAGGCCTCTCCCCTTGTAAGCTCGGCGATCGTTGACGCCCTGGGCGGCATGGGTGATGTAAAGGCCATTCCCCTGCTTTTCAGCTCTCTTGAAAATGTCAGTGTGCCCCTGCGCCACAAGATCGTCAAAGCCATCGTGCAGATTTTGAGCGGCCGGTCCCTGTCGCTTTTGTCCGCCAAATCGCAGGAACGTCTGCGTACATACCTGCTTGAAGCCCTCACGGACAATGATGACGACATCCTGCTGGCGGCCTTGCAAGGCCTGAGCGCCATAGGCCGCGAAGATGCCACCTCGGCCATTATCGACATGGCCCTGACACTGGATGTGGAGCGGCAGCCCGAGCTTTACGAAACTGCAATCCAGTCGCTTGCCTCCGTTGGCTACAACAATGTGCTGCGCGATGCCCTGCGCAGCCACGATGAACGCCGCGTTGCCATCGCTATGGAAGCCTGCCGCCTGCTTGATGACCACAGTCCTGTAGAAGATCTGAAAAATATCTACTGGCGGGTCAGTCCGGACCTGCGCCGTGCCGCAGCGGCCGAAGCGGCCCTGTTGGGCGACTGTACCGATGCTCCGTTTTTCTTCTCTGTGGTTGAAGAGTCCGACGATGCAGAGGTTCTTAAAAGTGCCCTGGTTTTCTTTGGCAATCAGCACACCTGCCCTGAAGTGGAAGATGTGGTTTTTGCCCAGATTGACCACCGCTATGTGGACGTAAAGGAAATGGCGCTTGAAGCGTGCATCAACCTTCACAGCCCCAAGCTCAACGCCCGCTTCAAGGAAAGAGTGCTCAGCGACGACCCCATGCAGCGCATGATGGCCGTCTACGCTCTTGGGCGGTACAGTGTGACCGAGAATCTGGAAGAAATAACCAGAGCACTTGAAGATCCGTCGCCACGTGTCAGGCAGGTGGCGGTTGAGGCTTTTCAAAACATCGGCCCGCAGGCCGAAGCCTACCTGCCAAGCCTGATGACCCGCCTGATTGACGAAGATAAAGACGTGCGGGTGGCCCTGGTGGACCTGCTCGGGCAGATCGGCACTCCGGCTGTTATGCCGCATATCATCTCTGCACTGGCTGACGACAATGACTGGGTAAGAATCCGGGCTATCGAGGCTTTGGGCGTACACAAAATTGCCGAAGCAGTCCCCACCCTGGCCCAGATGCTGGAAAACGCCAGCCCCATGGTGACATTCAAGATTATAGAAGCCCTGGGCATGATCGGCGGCAATGTGGCTTTCACTGTGCTTCTGGGCATGATGGATAATGAAGATCAAGAAATTCAGCATGCTGCGGCAGAAGCGGTGGCAGCCATACAGGCCGAACAGGAGTAG
- a CDS encoding CheR family methyltransferase, protein MQITDEEFLQLRDFIYQQCGIFIAENRKYLVENRLSNRIKDLNLKSYSEYYNYLRFDASRRTELNKLFEVMTTNETSFFRNPPQLEVFQKQVLPGILDLCRQKGSKKLRIWSAGCSTGEEPYTLAIILHEVLKSEIHSWDIKITANDLSEAVLSAARQGIYSEYALRTTPKEIVDAYFIKDGSLYRIKPELKNIVSFGQINLSDREQLKRVERSQIVFCRNVIIYFDDEMKRKVINAFYDNLEINGALLIGHSESLHNISRAFQLEHFKGTIVYRKLA, encoded by the coding sequence CTGCAGATAACAGATGAAGAATTTTTGCAACTGCGTGACTTCATCTATCAGCAATGCGGCATTTTTATTGCTGAAAACCGCAAATACCTCGTGGAGAACCGTCTCTCCAACCGCATCAAGGACCTGAACCTCAAAAGCTACAGCGAATATTACAATTATCTTCGCTTCGATGCCAGCCGCAGAACGGAACTGAACAAGCTTTTTGAGGTGATGACCACCAACGAAACCAGCTTTTTCCGCAATCCTCCCCAGCTGGAAGTGTTTCAAAAGCAGGTGCTCCCGGGAATACTTGATCTGTGCCGCCAGAAGGGCTCAAAAAAACTGCGCATCTGGTCGGCCGGCTGTTCCACGGGCGAAGAACCGTACACTCTTGCCATCATTCTGCATGAAGTGCTCAAAAGCGAAATACATAGCTGGGATATCAAAATAACGGCCAATGATCTTTCAGAGGCGGTACTCTCAGCCGCGAGGCAGGGAATCTACAGTGAATACGCCCTGCGCACCACCCCAAAGGAAATAGTTGATGCCTACTTCATCAAAGACGGCAGTCTTTACAGGATCAAGCCGGAACTGAAGAACATTGTTTCCTTCGGACAGATAAACCTCAGCGACAGGGAGCAGTTAAAGCGGGTCGAAAGATCGCAGATTGTATTCTGCCGCAACGTCATCATCTATTTTGACGACGAAATGAAGCGCAAGGTAATAAACGCCTTCTATGACAACCTTGAAATCAACGGTGCGCTGCTCATTGGCCATTCAGAATCGCTGCATAATATCAGCCGCGCATTCCAGCTTGAGCATTTCAAGGGGACCATAGTCTACCGCAAGCTGGCGTAG
- a CDS encoding ParA family protein, with the protein MRAKVLAIANQKGGVGKTTTAVTLGSALARAGKKVLLLDLDPHACATLHARIYPEDVQYSLHDLFLADEARWPALWPHMVRAQALHGMDVVPGSIRLSELEVDFKERSAKGSVLTKSLVHVGDGYDFVVLDCPPHVGILLVNALVAADLLIIPIQTDFLALHGLKLLFDTLHTLNKALGRPVLYRALPTMYDRRAKACTRVLELLQHKMGHAMFSSVVGVDTRFREASAQGCTIYDLDKNSRGARCYESLAQEVLHLW; encoded by the coding sequence ATGCGCGCCAAGGTTCTTGCCATAGCCAATCAAAAAGGCGGCGTGGGAAAAACCACCACTGCGGTAACCCTGGGCAGCGCGTTGGCGCGCGCGGGCAAAAAGGTTCTGCTGCTGGACCTTGATCCGCACGCCTGTGCAACCCTGCATGCCAGGATTTATCCGGAGGATGTACAGTACAGCCTGCATGATCTTTTTCTGGCCGATGAAGCCCGGTGGCCCGCCCTGTGGCCGCACATGGTGCGTGCGCAGGCCTTGCACGGCATGGACGTGGTTCCGGGCAGCATACGCCTTTCAGAGCTTGAAGTGGACTTCAAGGAGCGCAGCGCCAAGGGCAGCGTACTGACCAAAAGCCTTGTTCACGTAGGGGACGGCTATGATTTTGTGGTACTGGACTGTCCGCCGCATGTGGGCATTTTACTGGTCAACGCCCTGGTTGCGGCAGACCTGCTCATAATTCCCATTCAAACAGACTTTCTGGCTCTGCACGGGCTGAAGTTGCTGTTTGATACACTGCACACGCTGAACAAGGCCCTTGGCAGGCCGGTGCTCTACAGGGCGCTGCCCACCATGTATGACAGGCGGGCCAAAGCCTGCACCAGGGTGCTTGAACTTTTGCAGCATAAAATGGGGCACGCCATGTTTTCTTCCGTAGTCGGGGTGGATACGCGCTTCAGGGAAGCAAGTGCACAGGGATGCACAATCTACGATCTTGACAAAAACTCCAGGGGGGCGCGCTGTTATGAATCTCTGGCACAGGAAGTGTTGCACCTATGGTAA